In Salvelinus namaycush isolate Seneca chromosome 15, SaNama_1.0, whole genome shotgun sequence, a genomic segment contains:
- the LOC120060042 gene encoding gap junction beta-4 protein-like, translated as MNWSALESLLSGVNKYSTVFGRVWLSMVFVFRVMVFVVAAQPVWGDENKDFVCNTRQPGCTNVCYDSIFPISHIRLWALQLIFVTCPSLMVVAHVKYREGKDSKYTAQHQGSHLYANPGKKRGGLWWTYLVSLIFKAGFDVAFLYILYYIYHGYDMPRLYKCALEPCPNTVDCYISRPMEKKIFTIFMVVSSALCVFMCILEMFYLVGMRLQKVLKVWQANERLLFAEHNKVTNIALPRSSYIRVDPTIGSQQNINRQKKAEEAAATGL; from the coding sequence ATGAACTGGTCAGCACTAGAGAGCCTCCTTAGCGGGGTCAACAAGTACTCCACAGTGTTCGGCCgtgtgtggctgtccatggtattTGTGTTTCGTGTCATGGTGTTCGTGGTGGCCGCCCAGCCCGTGTGGGGAGACGAGAACAAGGACTTTGTGTGCAACACCAGGCAGCCCGGCTGCACCAACGTCTGCTACGACAGCATCTTCCCCATCTCACACATCCGCCTGTGGGCCCTACAGCTCATTTTCGTCACCTGTCCCTCTCTCATGGTGGTGGCGCACGTCAAGTACCGCGAGGGGAAGGATTCAAAGTATACTGCCCAACACCAGGGCTCTCACCTGTACGCCAACCCAGGGAAGAAACGTGGAGGCCTGTGGTGGACCTACCTGGTCAGCCTGATCTTCAAGGCCGGGTTTGATGTAGCCTTCCTCTACATTCTCTACTATATCTACCACGGGTATGACATGCCACGTCTCTACAAGTGTGCCCTGGAGCCTTGCCCCAACACAGTGGACTGCTACATCTCCAGGCCCATGGAGAAGAAGATCTTCACCATCTTCATGGTGGTCTCCTCAGCCCTCTGCGTCTTCATGTGCATACTGGAGATGTTCTATCTGGTGGGTATGCGCTTACAGAAGGTGCTCAAAGTATGGCAGGccaacgagagactgctctttGCTGAGCACAATAAGGTCACCAACATCGCTCTGCCGAGGTCATCGTACATCAGGGTAGATCCAACTATTGGGAGCCAGCAGAACATCAACAGACAGAAGAAGGCAGAGGAGGCTGCTGCCACAGGCCTGTAG